The genomic interval TGCAAGCCACCCAGGCCGATCACCATGGCGGTGATACCCAGCCAGTCACCTTTGCGTAGCAGCTCAAGCTTCATGGGCTTGGCCTCGATCGACCAGGCGATGGCGAACAGCAGTGCAAGGCCGGGGAACAGTTGCAGATAAAAGATCCAGCGCCACGAATAGGCATCGCTCAGCCAGCCACCAATCGATGGCCCGGCCGCCTGCGCCACGCTGTTGGCCAGGCTGAACAGCGCCATGCCCATGGCCATCTTGCTGGCCGGCAGTTCGGTGATGATCAGCTGGAACGACAGGGGGATCAGCACCGCGCCCGCAGCACCCTGGATCACCCGGATGGCAATCATCGCCTCCAGGTTGGGCGCCCAGGAACAGGCCACCGAAGCGATCAGGAAGATGAGCGAGCCGGTCCACATCACCCGGCGCAGCGAGAACACGTCCACCAGCCAGGCCGTCAGCGGAATCATCACGATTTCCGCTACCAGGTAGGCGGTGGAAATCCAGGAGCCCTCCTCGAAGCTGGCGCCCAGCGAGCCGCGGATTTCCGGCAGCGCGGCGCTGGTGACATGCACGTTCATGCCGGCCATGAAGCAGCCCAGCAGGCCGCCGAGCACCGCTACCCAGGCGCGCAGTGTGACCGTTGGTTCAGTGCCCATCGGCCACCTCTGCGGGGCGCGTGTCGACCGTGCTCACCACGGACATGCCGGGCAGTACCTGCGGGCCATCCAGCGGTGTGTCCAGCAGAATACGCACCGGGAAGCGCTGGACAATCTTGGTGAAGTTGCCGGTGGCATTGTCCGACGGCAGCAGTGCGAAGACATTGCCGGACGCTGGCGAAAAGCTGGCCACATGGCCGCGCAGTGGCTGGCTGACGAAGCTGTCGACGCGGATTTCTACCGGCTGCCCCGGGCGCATGTTGGCCAACTGGGTTTCCTTGAAATTGGCCACCACATAGGCCTGCTGCAGGGGTACCACGGCCAGCAGCGGCTGGCCCGGCACCACGTACTGGCCGGCACGTACGCGGCGTTGGCCGACCACGCCCGTGATCGGTGCGCGGATCACGGTGTCCTGTTCGTCCTGCTCGGCCAACTGTTGGCGGGCCTGCGCGCGGGTCAGCGCTGCCGCGCGCTGTTGCAGTTCGGCGTTACCCTGGGCTGACCGGGCCTTGGCCATGGCCAGTTGTGACCGTTGTTGGCGCAGCGCGGCCTGGGCACCTTGCAGCGCGGCTTGTGCCTGGGTGGCATGGGCGCTGGCGGTTTCCAGGCGCTGCACGGTCGCGGCCTCGTCTCGCACAAGGCCACGGTAGCGTTGCATGTCCAAGTCACTGCGCCGCTGTTCGGCAGTGGCACTGCGCATGGCTGCTTCAGCCTGCAAGATGGCTTGTTGTTGCTGGTTGATACGCTCGCTGGCCACCTGCTGGCGGGCCTGGGCGGCGATCAGTGCCGCCTGGGCCTCGGCCACACCTGCCCGTGCCTGGTCGAGGCGGGCGCGGTAGTCGCGGCTTTGCAGGCGCACCAGTACATCGCCGGCTTTCACGGGCTGGTCGTCAGCCACTGCGACCTCGGCCACGTAACCGGCCACGCGTGGGCTCAGGGCCACCCAGTCGGCGCGCACGTAGGCGTCGTCGGTGGTCTCCAGGTAGCGGCCGGTGGTGAGCCAGTAGCTGGTGAAGGCCAGCAGGGCGATTGCTGCCAGGCTACCGCTGGCGGTGTAGGCCAGGCGGCGACGGGATCTGGCTTTGGCCCGCGGTTCAGTTTCGGCTGGTGCGGTTTGTTCTACGGCGACATTCATGTACGGTTTCCATGCTTGATTTTTGGGGCTGCTAAGCGGCCCCATTTGTTGTTACCTGGAGCTACCACCGCCCGCCCAGGGCGCGGAACAGGTTGACCTGTGCCTGCGCCAGCCGCCCTCGGGCTTCTACGTGGCTGGCCCGCAGGCGGATCAGTTCTCGCTCGCTGTCGAGCAAGGCCAGCCCGTCCAAGGTGCCGGCGCGGTAGTTGCCCTGGGCCAGGGCATAGCCGCGCTGGCTGTGCGCCAGGGCTGCATCCAGTGCCTGCAACCGCTGCCGCTCACCGTCATAGCGTGCAAGGGCCTGGCGCACGTCCTTGAGCGCGCTCAGCGCCATACCGTGGTAATGGGCAACCTGCGCCTGCTGCAACGCCTCGGCTTTGCCGACCCTCGCGCGGTTGGCTTTCATATTCGGAAACTCCCAACGGATCAGCGGGCCAATGCCGAACATCACCGCGCGGCTGTCGCCGAGGTTGGCCAGGTGATGGTCCGAGGAGGTCAGCGAAGCGCCGAAGCTGACCTTCGGATACAGGTCGGCCCGGACGATGTCGGTTTCCAGGGTGGCAGCCTGCAGTTCCCGTTCTGCCTGGCGCACATCCGGCCGGCGTTCGAGCAAATGCCAACCATCGCCGGCCGGTAGCGGCGCCGACAGCGTGGGGATGGTTGTGCAAGTGGCGGTGTCGGCCAGCGAGGCCTGGCCACTGAGCATGCCAAGTTCGTAAAGCGCCATCTGCCGCCCGGCTGCGAGCATCGGCAGCTGCGCCCGCACTTGTTCCCGTAAGCCCAGCAGGCGCTCGCTGTCGAGGGCAGTGGCCACGCCGGCCTGGCGCTGGCGTTCGCTCAGTTGCACGCTGTGGTCGAGGGTTTGCAGGGACTGCTTAGCCTCGTCCAGGCGCGCCGTGTAGATGCACTGGTCGAGGTAGGCGCGGCTGGTCTGGGCGACCACTTGCAGGCGCACCAGGTCCAGCGCCGCAGCGCTGGCTTCGGCCTGGGCCCGGGCGCGCTCGATGGCAGCACGCACCTGGCCCCAGACATCCACCTGATAGGCCAACTCGATGCCTGGGTTGAATTGCCATTGCGACGGCGCGTGGCTGTCGGTCGCCTCGGCCAGGGTCTGGTCATCGGCGCTCTTGCCATAGGTGGCGGCAAAGTCCATCGAGGTTGACGGCCAGCGCCTGGCATCGAACTCGCCTATCCCCGCCAGCATGGCCTGCACATTGGCTTCGGCCTGGGCCAGGTCCTGATTGTGCGCCAGGGCTTGCTGTACCCAGTGGTTAAGTTGCGGGTCCTGGAACAGCGCCCACCATTGTTGGGGCAATGGTTGCCGGCTGACACCCGCCGGCACATTCGCCAGCGGGTTGGCCAGCAGCGCTGCGGGTGGCTCGGCAGGTGCGGGTTGCCGGGTGCACGCCGCCAGCACGCCGAGTATGGCGAGTACGGCAAACCGGGCAGGGAAGGGAAATGAAGGCAGTAAGGGCATCACACATGTCGCTCAAGGGTGGTGATGCGAGGTTAACGAGGGTGGGGCGCCCGCCGCTGCCGCAAGCGGGACAACCCTGCGCGCAAGTGGGACAACCTGGAGCTCAGTACCCGCGCGCGGTACTGTTTTGCCAATCACTCGGCGCGTAGCCGAGGATGCGCTTGAACATGGCGGCAAAGGCGCTGGCGCTCTGGTAGCCGTGCTCCAGCGCCACGTTCAGGATCGGTTGGCCATCGGCCAGGCATTGCTGGCTGAGCATCACCCGGGCACGGGCGCGCCATTCGCCATACGACATGCCCACCTCACGCTGGAACAGCCGTGCCACGCTGCGGGCACTCATGTTCAGTTGCGCGCCGCATTGTTCCAGCGTCAGGTCCTGGGCCGGGGCCTGCAGGAAACGCTCGCACCAGGCGCGCAGTTTCGCCTGGTGCGGCAACGGCACAAAGGCATCGATGCGCCTGGCAGTGGCCAACTCAAGCCGGATCAGTGCCCGCACGTGCTCGCCGTCACGCAGGTCGAGCATGCGTGACGCAGCCAGGATCAGTTCGTGCAGCAGGCCGGTTACCACGATGACCTGGCAGCGCTCGATACGTGCTTCGAGCAGCAAGGTCCGCATGCAGACCACGCCTTCCATGCGGATGGCATGGCTGACCCCGGCGGGCATCCACAACGCATGCCCGCCAGGGATCACCCAGCTACCGCCTTCGCTGCTGACCCGCATGACGCCGCTGGCGGCGTAGATCAGCTGATCTTCGGCGTGGCAGTGGCTGGCCACTTCTTCGCCGTGTCCGTAGTCCATTTCCAATGCTTGCATGCGGGGCATCCTCGGTATTGGATCCGATTATACGGCGGTTTATTGATGCTTGATTGCGAAGGTTGGCGGTTCGGCGCAATTATTCATCGCCTGCGAGATCGAGCGCCGCCCGCGCGGCGCTTCGCGGAGCAAGCCCGCTCCCACATGTGTTTTGGGGCCAATTCTGCCTGTGCGATTTGCGCGCGAACGCCTTGGCGCATGACTCGATATCGCGTCGGACAAACAAGGCGGTCGCGCGCACCTGTCACAGGAGTAATTGGCCCGAAACACATGTGGGAGCGGGCTTGCCCCGCGAAGCGCCGCGCGGGCGGCGCTCGGTCTTGTAGGCGCTGAAAATGTTGCGGCAAGCACCTGGTGGCCCTGACCGATCCCTTGGCAGGCACCTCAAAGCCATCCCCTGTAAGACATTTCTGAACATGAAACCAAACGCTTCAGAATCAACCCGCTTAGGAATTATCCTACGCGCGCTGCTGAACTATCGCCGTTGTCGGCGAAGTACCTCAGGGATAACGTTTTCGCGTCGCTCCGGCGACCGGGCATGAGAACCCGACAGTCAAGCTAGCAGCACCTTCATGGTGGCCGTACGTGGGCGGGCTTTCGCCTGGTCGGGCCTTTGCTAGCTTCTGCCCGGTTTTCTCACACCTGCGTACGGCTGCCGCCTTCAATCCATGAGAAAGATTCAGGTGGTGGTTCCTTCCCTAGAAGCTGGAATTACACAATGAAAAAGCTCGTCCCCGATCCACAGGATCTGCTGCGGGTCCAGCCCGGCATTCCTATCGATGATGCCTATGAGCAAGTTTCGATCCTGCTGAGCTACATCAAGCATCTGCTGCGCGAAGGCGATATGGAGGACGACCACAAATTCCTGGGCGCCGCCGATTACCTCACGGCGTTGGCCAAGGCATTGATGAACGAAGTCGAACTGACCAAAAATACCTTGCGCTGAACGGCTGCCCTGGGGGGCCGCTTTGCGGCCCTTTTTGCGACACATGGCCCGATGGACCGGTCCATCGCGGTGTGTGCCTTCTAGTCATGTCTTGGTGGGCAAGCTCATATGCAGCAAGGGGAACGGCCGGCCTTCGCCATCCAGCGGCGAGCGGCCGGTCTGGACGAAGCCGTAGTGCTCGTAGAACCCTGTTGCCTGGGGGTTCTGCTCGTTGACATCGACACTCATCGCGTTACGCGACTGGCGGCCAAAATCCAGCAGCGCACGGCCAATACCCTGGCCATGTCGCTCGGGGTCGACGAAGAGCATTTCCACGTGGTTTTCATTGAAACCGATGAAGCCCAACGGCTGGTCATCGGTATCTACTGCAACCCACAGCTCGACGGCCGGAAAGTACACGTCTTGCAGCTGTGGCAACAGCGCGTCGATGTCGGACGGTTGCAGAAAGTGGTGTGTGGCGCGTACGGCGCGCAGCCAGATGTCGAGCAGCTGCGGGAAGTCTGCAGCAATGCCTTGGCGAATGATCATAGGGTCATCCTGAATGTATAGATGGCAGATGGGCGCGCCAAAAGGTGGCGGCCATGCAGGTGTCGGCATCATGAATGACCGCTTCGCGATTTAACGCCTGGGCGGTGCACGGCAGGGGAAGCCGGAAGGGAAGATGGCAGAAGGTTACCCGGATTGCGCAGTGTGGGGCAATGCAGCCTGAGTCGGGTTTCCGGTTTTTACTCGACCGCAATCCATATCGATGCTGGAATTGAGTCCGCACGTCATGGCCATGGCCGGGAGCCCCAATGAACCGCAACGAACTGCGCAAAGCCGATATCAACCTGATGGTGGTGTTCGAAGCCCTGATGCAGGAGCGCAACCATGTCCCCGGTTGAAAATGTCAACGATGTCTCCGGTCTGTACCCTGGACAAGCCCGCTCCCACAAGTAGCGTGCTTGCGCCCTCATAGAACGACCGCCAGCCCGTTGATCCAGCACGGGCTTTGTGGGAGCGGGCTTGTCCCGCGAACACCGGCAAAGCCGGTGCCAGGCACCGCCTGTTCCATTCGCGGAACAAGCCTGCCCCCACAAGTGGCTTACCTGCCGTCTTTGTTCTCTGCACAATCTCCCACAACTGCGTCGTGATCGCTTAGAACGTGCCTTGCAAGGTCACCATGAAATTGCGTGGCTCACCATAGAAATTGCCCCACGCCGGCGCACCGATGGTGGCGTAGTACTTCTTGTCGAACAGGTTGTTGCCGTTTAGCGCGACTGTCCAGTTCGGGTCGATGCGGTACTGCACGCGGCCGTTCCATACGGTGTAGCCTGCCTGCTCGACGCGGGTAGTGCCGGTGGTGCGGAAGTTCTCGCTCTGGCTGTTCAGGCCGGCGCCGACGGTGAAGCGCTCCAGTGCACCGCCCAGCTGGTAGTCACCCCATACCTTGAGCATGTGCCGCGGGATGAAGCTGGAGGTGAAGGTCAGCTCGGTGGGGTCGCTGTCTTCGATGGTATTCAGGTACTTGGTCTGGGTGTAGGTGTAACCCGCCAGCAGCTGCAGCCGCTCGATTGGCGAGCCGCTGATCTCGGCCTCGAAACCCTGGGCACGGACCTTGCCGCTGTCGGTGTAGCAATACCCGTCGCCTGACGGGCAGGCTTCGTTGTAGTCGGTTTCCGCACGGTGTTTCTCTACCGTACGGAACAGGTTGAACGAAGTGTTCAATGCGCCATCAAGCAGTTCGCCCTTGATGCCAATCTCGTAGTTTGCACCGGTCTTGGGCTGAAGCGACTGCCGCTCGGCGTTCACCTTGTCGCTCTGCGGCTGGAAGATGTCGGCGTAGCTGGCGTAGGCGGTCCACTGCTCGTTGAGGTCGTACAGCACGGCGGCAAATGGCGTAACCTGACCGTTTTCCTGGCTGCGGTTGTTCACCCAGTAATCGTAGAGCTGGGTATAGGAGTCGCTCTTGTTGCGGTACCAGCTGACCCGTGCGCCCAGCACCAGGGTCAGCGGCTCTGCCAGCTTCAGCCGCAGGTTGGCGTAAGTGCCATATTGGGTGGTGGTGGAATCGGTTGGCACGCTGCCACCGCGGCTCGGGTTGACCAGATAATCGCCTTTGGACGGGTGTGGGAAGTTCGAGGTTGGGTTGAATGGGTCCTGCTTGGCGTTCAGCAGCATCAACGCGAAGTAATCATGGGTTTTCTGCCGGCTGGCGTTGGCGCCGATGATCAGCTCGTGCTGCAAGCCGAACGCCTCGAACTTGCCATCGACATAGCTATCGAAGCCGTAGTCGTCCTGGTCGTAGTCGAAGCGGCCGGCGCGCACGTTCATGCTGGCGGTGCTGGCGCCGACCGGCACCGTACCTTCGGAGTAGGCGTATTCGATGTCCTGGGTGTTGTGGGTGTAGATCGAGGCGAAGTTCAGCGTCCAGTCATCATTGAAGCGGTGCTTGAGGTCGGCAAAACCGGTAATACGCTGGCTTTGCAGGTCGTTCCAGCTGGCCCCCAGGCAGGTAGAGCGCGACAGCTTCAGGTCACTGCCATTGGCGTAGCGTGGCAGGCCGGAATAGCACGGTGTGGCATCGACATCCTCGTAGGCCAGGCCAAAGCCAAGGGTGGTGTCGGCGGTGACGTCCCAGTCGATGGCACCGTACAGTATCTGGTCCTGGCGCTTGGCCGTGTCATAGAAGTACTGACGGTCCTGCAGCGAGGCCACGGCGCGCCCGCGCACGGTGCCCGACTCGTTCAGCGGGCCGCCTACATCTACTTGGCCGCGGTAGTTGTCCCAGCTGCCGGCAGACAGGGTGACGGTGGTGGTGGCCTTTTCCTGGCCACGCTTGCGTACGAAGTTGACGCCGCCGGCGGAGGAGCCGGAGCCCTTCATCATGCCCGCCGCGCCCTTGAGGATTTCGACGCGGTCGTAGAACGCCATGTCGCTGGAAAAGCTGTTGGCCTGCACGTAGTTGCCGCCCACGTCCAGCGGCACGCCGTCATACTGGTACTGGCCGTCCAGGTTGAAACCACGGGAGTAGAAGTACTTGCCGCCCATGGGCGAGTCGTACACGGTGATGCCCGGGGTCTTGTCCAGCACCTGTTCCAGCGTATTGAGGTTCTGGTCGTCGAGCATCTTGCGGGTCATCACGGTGACCGACTGCGGGGTTTCCTTCAGCGTGTGCACGCCTTTGCCGATGGTTACTGCACGTGCCGTGTACGATTGGGTGCCCTCGCTGGTGGCGTCCAGCCGGTTGGCATCGATGTTCAGTGGGCCCAGTTCCATGGCCGCGCCGTTGTTGGCAGGCATCAGCACGTAGCCGCCATTGCCCTGGCGTTGTGCCTGCAAGCCGCTATTGGCCAACAGCCGCACCAGCCCTTCCTCGATGCTGTAGCTGCCTTCCAGGCCGGCGCTGCTCAAGTGGCGGGTCTGGGCGGTGTCGAACGAAATGGTCACGCCCGCCTGCACGCCGAACTGGGTGATGGCATTGCCCAGCGGGCCAGCGGCGACGTGGTAGGCGGTCTGGCTTTGGGCCATGGCCTGGGCAGGCATCAGCAGCAGGCCCGGCGCGCTGGCCAGGGACATGCCGAACAGCACCAGGCGCACGGCCTGGCTCAGCTTGGTTGCAGGGGTAGGGTGCAGGTGAGGCATTTCGTGATCCTTCCGAGTCATGGCAGAAAGTCGCTGTCGTCGCGGCTTGTGTCAGGGACGGACGAGAATCGAAATCAGCAAGATTGCGGCGAAAGTTTTTTCGCAATTGCTCAGGCGGGTTCCACACTCACCCAATAGCGGCTGAGGTAGCGCAGCTTCACGGGCAGTGTTTTTGGCAGGTTGGCCAAGGCGATATCGGTGTCGTCGATGCGGAATGCGCCGGATATGCTCATGGCCTGGATCGACGAGGCGCAGCGCAACACCCCTGGCCGATAACGCCCCAGCTCTTCGAGGAAGTCGCCCAGGCGCCAGTCGTTCACACTCAACATGCCATGCCGCCAGGCAGTCGAGTCAACGGGCAGGGCGTGCGGGGTGGCGAAGTCATTCTGGTCAAAACTCACCTGCTGCCCGGCTTGCAGTTGCAGCCTCCGCTCAACGTGGCGCTGCGGGCGAACCTCGACACTGGCCTGCAGTACCCCGACGCGCGTCTTGTGCGCGAGTTTGCGGATGCTGAACTCGGTGCTGCGGGCAAGGATACTGCCGTCCTCGGTGTGCACGATGAACGGACGGTGCTGCACCTCGCTGACAGGCCTGACCAGTATTTCTCCCTGGTACAGCTGAATCGCCCGCACCTTCGTGTCATAGCGTACATCCAGCGCGGTACCCACGTTCAGCTCCAGCTGCGAGCCGTCCGCCAGCGCTAGGGTGCGTCGCTCACCCGTGCCGGTGCGTTGCTGTGCCAGCAAGGCGCGATAGGGCACCTGTTCGGCTGCCAGCCAGCTGCCGCCACCCATGGCTACCAGCAGGCCCAGCACTTTCAGCACATCGCGGCGCTGCGCCTGCGCAGCGCCAAGGCTGGACAATGCTGCTTGCGCGGGCACCATGGCCCATTGCTGCTGCAGCTTCTCCACCCGCGCCCAGGCGGCAGCGTGGTGCGGGCTGGCCTGCAGCCATTGCCGCCACGCCTGGGTGCGGGTCTCGTCGCAGGCGCCATCGTTGAGCTGCACATACCAGGTGGCAGCGGCTTCGAGTGTCTTGAGATCCATCGCGTTCAGCCTTCAACTACCAGCAGGCAGCGGGTCATCGCCTTGATCAGGTGGTTCTTCACGGTGGTAACCGACACGCCGAAACGCTCAGCCGCAGCACCGTAGGTCAGGCCTTCAAGTTGAACGGCAAGGAAAATGGCGCGGGTCTTGGCGCCGAGTTCGTCGAGCAGGCTGTCCACGGCCACCAGCATTTCTATGATGGACAAGCGCACCTCCGGCGAGACGTCAACCGGCTCCGGGCGCAGGGCCAGGGCTTGCAGGTAGGCTTTTTCGATGGAGCGACGGCGGGCTTTGTCGATCAGCAGCGCGCGGGCTATAGCGCTGAGGTAGCTGCGCGGCTCGCGGATCGGCAACGGATTACGCGCGGTCATTACCCGCAAGAACGTGTCGTGCGCCAGGTCGGAAGCATCGGCGGCGTTGCCCAGGCGGGCGCGCAGCCAGCCCTTCAGCCAGCTGTTGTTTTCGCTGTACAGCTGGTGCAGGGCCTGGGGATCGAGCGTCGACATGCGTCAAGACCGCAATATTAATGGGAATTGATCGCATTGTCGTAGTAGGGCGGGCTGATTGCAAGGATCGTGTGCATGCACACAGCCTTGTGGGAGTGGGCGTGCCCGCGAAACAGGCAACACGTTGGATGGCACCGGCTCTGCCGGTGTTCGCGGGCATGCCCGCTCCCACAGAGGTTGCGCCAGCTTCTGGATCCTGAGCAAGGCAGTTGCTCACACAAAGGCAGGACGCACACATTGAAAACGTTGTTAGAACCCGGCCTCCAGGCTCAGCAGCTCCTGCACCGTCTGCCGCCGGCGAATCATCCGCAGCGCCCCGTCCTCGATCAGAAACTCCGGCAGTAACGGCCGGCTGTTGTAGTTCGACGACATCGATGCACCGTAGGCGCCGGCATCATGGATCACCAGCAGGTCGCCCACCTGTGCCTGAGGCAGGTCCTGCGGGGTCAGTTCCTGGTCATCCTGGGTGAACACGTCACCCGATTCGCACAATGGCCCGGCCACAACAGTCGGCTGCCGTGGGCGGTCCACCGGCTGGCCGTTGGCGTCGAGCAGGGTCATGCCGTGATAGGCGCCGTACATCGCCGGGCGCATCAGGTCGTTGAAGCCGGCGTCGATCATGACGAAGGTATTGCGGCCCACTTGCTTGACGGCACGCACTTCTGCTACCAGGTAGCCCGACTCGGCCACCAGGAAGCGCCCAGGCTCAATCTCCATGCGCACGGGGTGACCCAGCATGGCTTCGATTTCCTTGCGCGCCACCGCCCAGGTCTGGGCGTAGCGCTGCAGGTCGACCGGCTTGTCAGTGCTGCGGTAAGGGGTGGACAGCCCGCCACCTATGGAGAACGCCTCGATGTCCACGCCCAGGCGGCCGATCAGCTCGATCATCGAGCGAGCCACCTGTTCCAGGTGCTGGTAGTCCACCCCGGAACCAATGTGCATGTGCACGCCTACCAGGTGCAGGCCATGGGCCTTGATGCATGCCAGCGCCTCGTCCAGTTCCTCGTGCCAGATGCCGTGCTTGCTGTTTTCGCCGCCGGTGTTGGTCTTGCGGCTGTGGCCATGGCCGAAGCCCGGGTTGATGCGGACCCACACGCGGTGGCCGGGCGAGCGCTCACCCAGTTGGCGCAGCATGTCGATGGAGCCGGCGTTGACTTCGATCTTTTCTGCCACCACGCGCTCCAGGGTTGGCCGGTCCAGCGCGTCGCACGTCAGCACCACGCCGGCAGGATCACCGTCCACGCTTGCACCCGCAGCGAAGGCCCGCTCCATTTCACCCAGCGACACGGCATCCAGCACCAGGCCGTGGGCGCGCATCAGGCGTAGCACATGCAGGTTGGGGTTGGCTTTCTGGGCGAAGCGTACGGTGTCGAATACGTTCAACTGCTCGACACGCTCGGCGATGGTACTGGCGTCGTACGCCCACAGCGGCGAGCCGTGCTGGCGAACCGCCTCGGCCAGAAGGGAGAAGGGTGCGGTCATGGTGGCACTACTCGTATAAGGAAGGCCACGAGGATGAATCAAAGCGGGAATTCAGAAAAATAGCTATTTTTCTGCCAGTCATTCATATCTGATATACCCATTGTCGACTCACCGGGTGCTGCCGTGAAACTGTCCGTCCGCCACATCGAAGTGTTCCGCGCCATCATGGCCGCTGGCAGTGTCACCGGGGCGGCGCGCCTGCTGTTCACCTCGCAGCCCACTGTCAGCCGCGAATTGGCGCGCCTGGAGC from Pseudomonas fortuita carries:
- a CDS encoding FecR domain-containing protein encodes the protein MDLKTLEAAATWYVQLNDGACDETRTQAWRQWLQASPHHAAAWARVEKLQQQWAMVPAQAALSSLGAAQAQRRDVLKVLGLLVAMGGGSWLAAEQVPYRALLAQQRTGTGERRTLALADGSQLELNVGTALDVRYDTKVRAIQLYQGEILVRPVSEVQHRPFIVHTEDGSILARSTEFSIRKLAHKTRVGVLQASVEVRPQRHVERRLQLQAGQQVSFDQNDFATPHALPVDSTAWRHGMLSVNDWRLGDFLEELGRYRPGVLRCASSIQAMSISGAFRIDDTDIALANLPKTLPVKLRYLSRYWVSVEPA
- a CDS encoding efflux transporter outer membrane subunit — encoded protein: MPLLPSFPFPARFAVLAILGVLAACTRQPAPAEPPAALLANPLANVPAGVSRQPLPQQWWALFQDPQLNHWVQQALAHNQDLAQAEANVQAMLAGIGEFDARRWPSTSMDFAATYGKSADDQTLAEATDSHAPSQWQFNPGIELAYQVDVWGQVRAAIERARAQAEASAAALDLVRLQVVAQTSRAYLDQCIYTARLDEAKQSLQTLDHSVQLSERQRQAGVATALDSERLLGLREQVRAQLPMLAAGRQMALYELGMLSGQASLADTATCTTIPTLSAPLPAGDGWHLLERRPDVRQAERELQAATLETDIVRADLYPKVSFGASLTSSDHHLANLGDSRAVMFGIGPLIRWEFPNMKANRARVGKAEALQQAQVAHYHGMALSALKDVRQALARYDGERQRLQALDAALAHSQRGYALAQGNYRAGTLDGLALLDSERELIRLRASHVEARGRLAQAQVNLFRALGGRW
- a CDS encoding sigma-70 family RNA polymerase sigma factor gives rise to the protein MSTLDPQALHQLYSENNSWLKGWLRARLGNAADASDLAHDTFLRVMTARNPLPIREPRSYLSAIARALLIDKARRRSIEKAYLQALALRPEPVDVSPEVRLSIIEMLVAVDSLLDELGAKTRAIFLAVQLEGLTYGAAAERFGVSVTTVKNHLIKAMTRCLLVVEG
- a CDS encoding DUF3077 domain-containing protein; this encodes MKKLVPDPQDLLRVQPGIPIDDAYEQVSILLSYIKHLLREGDMEDDHKFLGAADYLTALAKALMNEVELTKNTLR
- the lysA gene encoding diaminopimelate decarboxylase, whose translation is MTAPFSLLAEAVRQHGSPLWAYDASTIAERVEQLNVFDTVRFAQKANPNLHVLRLMRAHGLVLDAVSLGEMERAFAAGASVDGDPAGVVLTCDALDRPTLERVVAEKIEVNAGSIDMLRQLGERSPGHRVWVRINPGFGHGHSRKTNTGGENSKHGIWHEELDEALACIKAHGLHLVGVHMHIGSGVDYQHLEQVARSMIELIGRLGVDIEAFSIGGGLSTPYRSTDKPVDLQRYAQTWAVARKEIEAMLGHPVRMEIEPGRFLVAESGYLVAEVRAVKQVGRNTFVMIDAGFNDLMRPAMYGAYHGMTLLDANGQPVDRPRQPTVVAGPLCESGDVFTQDDQELTPQDLPQAQVGDLLVIHDAGAYGASMSSNYNSRPLLPEFLIEDGALRMIRRRQTVQELLSLEAGF
- a CDS encoding AraC family transcriptional regulator, producing the protein MQALEMDYGHGEEVASHCHAEDQLIYAASGVMRVSSEGGSWVIPGGHALWMPAGVSHAIRMEGVVCMRTLLLEARIERCQVIVVTGLLHELILAASRMLDLRDGEHVRALIRLELATARRIDAFVPLPHQAKLRAWCERFLQAPAQDLTLEQCGAQLNMSARSVARLFQREVGMSYGEWRARARVMLSQQCLADGQPILNVALEHGYQSASAFAAMFKRILGYAPSDWQNSTARGY
- a CDS encoding TonB-dependent siderophore receptor; the encoded protein is MPHLHPTPATKLSQAVRLVLFGMSLASAPGLLLMPAQAMAQSQTAYHVAAGPLGNAITQFGVQAGVTISFDTAQTRHLSSAGLEGSYSIEEGLVRLLANSGLQAQRQGNGGYVLMPANNGAAMELGPLNIDANRLDATSEGTQSYTARAVTIGKGVHTLKETPQSVTVMTRKMLDDQNLNTLEQVLDKTPGITVYDSPMGGKYFYSRGFNLDGQYQYDGVPLDVGGNYVQANSFSSDMAFYDRVEILKGAAGMMKGSGSSAGGVNFVRKRGQEKATTTVTLSAGSWDNYRGQVDVGGPLNESGTVRGRAVASLQDRQYFYDTAKRQDQILYGAIDWDVTADTTLGFGLAYEDVDATPCYSGLPRYANGSDLKLSRSTCLGASWNDLQSQRITGFADLKHRFNDDWTLNFASIYTHNTQDIEYAYSEGTVPVGASTASMNVRAGRFDYDQDDYGFDSYVDGKFEAFGLQHELIIGANASRQKTHDYFALMLLNAKQDPFNPTSNFPHPSKGDYLVNPSRGGSVPTDSTTTQYGTYANLRLKLAEPLTLVLGARVSWYRNKSDSYTQLYDYWVNNRSQENGQVTPFAAVLYDLNEQWTAYASYADIFQPQSDKVNAERQSLQPKTGANYEIGIKGELLDGALNTSFNLFRTVEKHRAETDYNEACPSGDGYCYTDSGKVRAQGFEAEISGSPIERLQLLAGYTYTQTKYLNTIEDSDPTELTFTSSFIPRHMLKVWGDYQLGGALERFTVGAGLNSQSENFRTTGTTRVEQAGYTVWNGRVQYRIDPNWTVALNGNNLFDKKYYATIGAPAWGNFYGEPRNFMVTLQGTF
- a CDS encoding acetyltransferase; translation: MIIRQGIAADFPQLLDIWLRAVRATHHFLQPSDIDALLPQLQDVYFPAVELWVAVDTDDQPLGFIGFNENHVEMLFVDPERHGQGIGRALLDFGRQSRNAMSVDVNEQNPQATGFYEHYGFVQTGRSPLDGEGRPFPLLHMSLPTKT
- a CDS encoding HlyD family secretion protein; the protein is MNVAVEQTAPAETEPRAKARSRRRLAYTASGSLAAIALLAFTSYWLTTGRYLETTDDAYVRADWVALSPRVAGYVAEVAVADDQPVKAGDVLVRLQSRDYRARLDQARAGVAEAQAALIAAQARQQVASERINQQQQAILQAEAAMRSATAEQRRSDLDMQRYRGLVRDEAATVQRLETASAHATQAQAALQGAQAALRQQRSQLAMAKARSAQGNAELQQRAAALTRAQARQQLAEQDEQDTVIRAPITGVVGQRRVRAGQYVVPGQPLLAVVPLQQAYVVANFKETQLANMRPGQPVEIRVDSFVSQPLRGHVASFSPASGNVFALLPSDNATGNFTKIVQRFPVRILLDTPLDGPQVLPGMSVVSTVDTRPAEVADGH